From one Chryseobacterium sp. 3008163 genomic stretch:
- a CDS encoding transposase, whose product MIDLKNIHIGQLIEKRVLENKIELSRICSFLNCSEKEIDQMYASRGIDSAMLLRWSKLLRYDFFRIYSQHIMLFSSNHKSEKDVSKETSLPQFRKNIYTKEIIDFILDALKSGEKTKKQIIDEYKIPKTTLYKWINKYDHENNISSSQ is encoded by the coding sequence ATGATAGATTTAAAAAATATACACATCGGTCAGTTGATAGAAAAAAGGGTTCTAGAGAATAAGATAGAACTATCTCGGATTTGCAGTTTTCTAAATTGCTCAGAAAAAGAAATCGATCAAATGTATGCTTCCAGAGGTATAGATTCTGCAATGCTGTTAAGATGGAGTAAGTTATTACGGTATGATTTCTTCAGAATTTATTCTCAACACATCATGCTTTTCTCTTCAAATCACAAATCTGAAAAAGATGTATCTAAAGAAACTTCACTACCCCAGTTTAGAAAAAATATTTACACAAAGGAAATAATCGATTTTATTCTGGACGCTCTAAAATCTGGTGAAAAAACAAAAAAGCAGATTATTGATGAATATAAAATTCCCAAAACCACTTTGTACAAATGGATCAATAAATATGATCATGAAAATAACATTTCTTCTTCTCAATAA
- a CDS encoding beta strand repeat-containing protein, with translation MKNLLLMILFLTGSLIYSQCTVNAGGSVTICGTASTLQGTAGANSSGSPTWTLVSKPSGAPDPVITGVNTLTPNVTGMTFPGNYVFQITQPCTTGPPATSQVTVTAPGDVNTFTAGPDITNVNASVGTVTLNGVIPAGYTAQWSAYNIYTWERSSIKTNTNSQFSSTTTASTTFSLINKVIHEIDPAYVVTLRITSTLNPDCYYEDTAIVRFIPNPQIVLPASTTKCVASGGSHFILLQTGAPVSGSPIFNTGTTGSSGAPGFGTTVTVNPITQPAGANISFSRIYDNSVYFNGVTAVGTYTFTITVNNGAGNYTTPTITYVYSGIPPGNVSFLVASEPDQMMVYNSGASGGEVHCNLAAQTTPITVSFSINPSDPVTITNTVTNSGTPPPGTAPGLSAVSGSGTSANRSFTVTPPTGGWRVGTYKFTVGTNNGTCNPISQVYYIHISDGLRPNVTVNDIAVCYPGSGAVTATVPLPAVYKGAVNTSYLQDFDAQYDFTVVSKPAGSGTPTIPARSLRLFTLSSTQIGNLTTPGEYVFTIKSNPVNSSIGAFLDKEYACSGTSREDTFSIFVTTTVNSNAGSDQSIVGSIATLQGNNTGVATGTWTLVSKPAGAPDPVIVSPTSPNSNVTGLNTVGNYTFRWTVATGVCTTSDDTVVNVADAAPGGVFSAAWYRADAPLTLFSDAGTTPAADNATIQQWKEFNGRPFTLAQATTTLRPQFSSTTTLVNFNPTVNYTTSSKWLQYDGNTLGNIIDRSTGALFSAGNTTGTTAFFGFGTSGAGNTMDDPGLYNFTGNKFLFYPVILDYDPVSTYTINGPYIGGGTWQNGAGAAGNNAVNITLDGFHQTYNTGISNVNTAAGRNALMAGGAETSVAFQQNEMIVFDYKLSDPEVNRVESYLAIKYGKTLSKEQNRNYLSSTGAVVWDGTANNSYYNNVFGIARDNISVMYQKQSRSVNANQKLIIGAGNSLANTNAANTNSLVESQFLLTGDNGLKQSLSIPLSYTAGSNGVTNTRFESIWKVQNTNTVGNVIVAWPKGVTNLYLVQSLDAAFDGTDTFTPMTTEVTVNGVVYNTATVTLGNGQFFTFAGFAQAPGGVTGPDFWVKSDDAGTISTAWKDNSINADNIPNVGGITLSPADRNHNFHPYTSGYTGSKFFYNSSSVMNPLGNVELANTNTSVFSAVRPTTVNGTGRIVGIDDDTNAAEPGFSIASGRPRQYEFFASTTSSDFSVDFNVGQSNIFSALANNTVANGGTSSIAGGEKRLGLNGTYESFSGFSAANRFQIYGTNLRIGQSGWDAGGPFPGDIMEVAWYNRILTANEQSRVNSYLAVKNGVTLNENYLSTNSGVVWDRTNNAGYNNNIFGIAKDDFTALHQKQAGSVNSGQKLVISTTGFANSNAANSTNVVSDLQFLMTGDNGLKQSLSIPLSYTAGSNGVTNTRFESIWKVQNTNTVGNVIVAWPKGVTNLYLVQSLDAAFDGTDTFTPMTTEVTVNGVVYNTATVTLGNGQFFTFAGFAQAPGGVTGPDFWVKSDDAGTISTAWKDNSINADDIPNVGGIALSPADRNHNFHPYTSGYTGSKFFYNSSSVMNPLGNVELPNTNTSVFSAVRPTTVNGTGRIVGIDDDATYAAEPAFSIASGRPRQYEFFASTTSSDFSVDFNVGQSNIFSALANNTVANGGTSAIAGGEKRLGLNGSYESFSGFAATNRFQIYGRNLRIGEAGWDAGAPFPGDIMEVAWYNRTLTANEQSRVNSYLAVKNGVTLNENYLSTISTVVWDRTINTGYNNNIFGIAKDDFTALHQKQAGSVNSGQKLVISTTGFANSNATNSTNVISDLQFLMTGDNGLRQSLTTPLSYTAGSNGIANYRFESIWKVQNTNNVGTVTVAWPKSVKNLYLVQSPDSGFDATDTFTPMTTEVTVNGVVYNTVNVTLGNGQFFTFAGFGNAPGGVASNLSYWYRADKNATNTGATTDVTGWTDMWNGTTVSQRVTNALPKYAVGTSSYFNFNPGINFTAINQTLGNITTQTVTNTSNDIFTVTKEGMTSSGSPTPHFLSIGMDNVNTTISNWDYTGFTPAGTNIERRVVGGGTQFVNSAVNFSTTIPSIMYNTFTNTTLARGLNGAANGTTANYTAVGLALGGHIFGDTRWTGSGSDNGGFIGNLGETIIYGAGNLTTTERRRVDSYLAIKYGITMGRVDTEHYLDTDGTIVWNGASNITYNNNIFGVSRDDIEVFEQKVSKSVNTGTILTVATTNDFVNPNQDVARTGFANDKTYFLLGDNNVTVTPLVDITVAGNTYKRIQRAWMAQEKKSDAGSLFFEANLSAYNLALPATDGNVVMLVADDANFTTNVQAINPLSNNSGKYIYNQNIADGKYITFATYWIDTDGDGVIDACDLDDDNDGILDVNERSCELTGQTIRIGYIPDSRATASADSGYTFDGQYMNNSGALKLTNPANFGPAGTVKATIVLVNMGTAPITKNIINSLNLNAIFLGGIDNVVTSYLSASEFDAIKDWSAESSNNFVVSTQVQTKPWGATTVAGNVNPDIPTPYGSQTPIFNGPFGNITSFNQGGSYQGYFTNIVSPCNTGALATDQNNNPVISLDGNYNDLMIADVDILTTIGGVTNGNAITSNNDKLFANIWAFVVQQSACTSKDTDGDGIPNHLDLDSDNDGCLDALEGSANFVVGDLVPAGGTVTVGFGSTALIKNLCGGITCVGANGIPTIAGAGQGIGSSQNIAINGCQTACYKPGITAGTALDTKVGITSLNRAGATDSDNWPMTRKGGWLALEAKTKGFVPNRVAFSAGNPVGIAPANFVEGMMVYDTTNKCMKIYTLKEGDSSMAWHCITTQTCPD, from the coding sequence ATGAAGAATTTATTACTAATGATCCTGTTTTTAACAGGAAGTCTCATCTACTCGCAGTGTACTGTGAATGCGGGTGGAAGTGTGACGATTTGTGGTACCGCATCTACACTGCAGGGTACCGCAGGAGCAAACAGTTCCGGAAGCCCAACATGGACTCTGGTGTCAAAACCCTCCGGTGCGCCAGACCCTGTGATCACAGGCGTAAACACTTTGACACCCAATGTTACCGGAATGACTTTCCCCGGAAACTATGTATTCCAGATTACTCAACCCTGCACCACAGGACCACCGGCCACTTCACAAGTGACCGTTACGGCTCCCGGCGATGTAAATACATTTACAGCAGGCCCAGACATTACCAATGTTAATGCTAGTGTGGGTACAGTAACCCTAAATGGTGTCATTCCGGCAGGATATACTGCACAATGGAGTGCTTATAATATTTACACATGGGAAAGAAGCAGCATTAAGACCAATACAAATTCGCAGTTTAGTTCTACAACTACTGCATCTACTACTTTTAGCCTGATCAACAAAGTGATTCACGAAATTGATCCTGCATATGTGGTGACTTTAAGAATAACGTCTACACTAAACCCAGACTGTTACTATGAAGATACGGCAATCGTACGCTTTATCCCCAATCCACAAATTGTACTTCCAGCATCAACGACCAAATGTGTTGCAAGTGGTGGTAGTCATTTCATCCTTTTACAAACAGGTGCTCCAGTTTCCGGTTCTCCAATTTTCAATACCGGGACTACAGGATCTTCTGGTGCTCCAGGATTTGGAACTACAGTAACAGTAAACCCTATCACTCAGCCTGCGGGAGCTAATATCTCGTTTTCTAGAATATATGACAATAGTGTATATTTCAATGGAGTGACTGCAGTAGGAACATATACCTTTACAATAACGGTAAACAATGGAGCAGGAAACTATACTACACCTACGATAACGTATGTGTACAGCGGCATCCCTCCAGGCAATGTCTCATTTTTGGTGGCTTCAGAGCCCGACCAGATGATGGTTTATAATTCCGGTGCATCGGGAGGAGAAGTTCACTGTAACTTGGCAGCTCAGACAACACCCATTACCGTTTCGTTTTCTATAAATCCATCTGACCCTGTAACGATTACCAATACAGTAACTAACTCTGGCACCCCACCTCCAGGAACGGCTCCCGGCCTTTCTGCGGTAAGCGGTTCAGGCACCTCTGCAAACAGAAGTTTTACCGTAACTCCTCCCACAGGTGGATGGCGTGTGGGAACTTACAAATTTACAGTTGGTACAAATAACGGAACCTGTAACCCAATAAGCCAGGTATATTACATTCACATATCGGATGGACTTCGACCTAATGTAACAGTAAACGATATCGCAGTATGTTATCCGGGAAGTGGAGCCGTAACAGCTACCGTTCCTCTGCCAGCCGTTTACAAGGGTGCTGTCAACACCAGCTACTTACAAGATTTTGATGCACAATATGACTTTACAGTGGTTTCTAAGCCTGCAGGATCAGGAACACCTACCATTCCGGCAAGATCTTTAAGATTGTTCACGTTATCTTCTACCCAAATCGGAAATCTTACGACGCCCGGAGAGTATGTTTTCACCATAAAATCAAACCCTGTAAATAGTTCTATAGGAGCGTTCTTAGATAAAGAATATGCCTGCTCCGGAACATCCAGAGAAGATACCTTTTCTATATTTGTAACCACTACGGTGAATTCAAATGCAGGATCTGATCAAAGTATTGTGGGAAGCATCGCTACCTTACAAGGTAACAACACAGGAGTTGCTACCGGTACATGGACTTTAGTATCAAAACCTGCGGGAGCTCCGGATCCGGTTATCGTTTCCCCGACATCTCCCAACAGTAATGTGACAGGGCTTAACACTGTAGGTAATTATACCTTTAGATGGACAGTGGCAACAGGTGTTTGTACCACCTCAGATGACACGGTAGTGAATGTTGCAGATGCAGCTCCGGGTGGAGTGTTTTCTGCGGCTTGGTATCGTGCAGATGCACCTTTAACCTTGTTCTCAGATGCAGGTACTACTCCAGCTGCAGACAATGCAACGATTCAGCAATGGAAAGAATTCAACGGTAGACCTTTTACTTTGGCGCAAGCTACCACTACACTCCGTCCACAGTTTTCAAGTACCACAACATTGGTAAACTTCAACCCTACTGTAAACTATACAACATCTAGTAAATGGTTGCAGTATGACGGAAATACACTGGGAAATATCATAGACAGAAGTACCGGAGCATTGTTTTCTGCGGGTAATACCACGGGTACCACAGCCTTTTTTGGCTTTGGAACATCAGGAGCCGGAAACACAATGGATGATCCGGGCTTATATAATTTCACAGGGAATAAATTTTTATTCTATCCGGTAATTTTAGACTATGACCCTGTGAGTACCTATACTATCAATGGTCCTTACATTGGCGGAGGTACATGGCAGAATGGTGCCGGAGCTGCAGGAAATAATGCTGTAAACATCACATTAGATGGTTTCCATCAAACCTACAACACAGGTATCTCAAATGTAAATACTGCAGCAGGTCGAAATGCATTGATGGCTGGAGGAGCAGAAACATCAGTAGCTTTCCAGCAAAACGAAATGATTGTTTTTGATTATAAACTATCTGATCCAGAAGTAAACAGAGTAGAATCTTACCTTGCCATCAAATACGGAAAAACATTAAGTAAAGAACAGAACAGAAATTATTTGAGCTCTACAGGTGCCGTAGTTTGGGATGGAACTGCTAACAATAGCTACTATAACAATGTTTTTGGTATTGCAAGAGATAACATTTCAGTGATGTATCAAAAGCAGTCAAGAAGTGTTAATGCGAATCAGAAATTAATCATAGGGGCAGGAAACTCATTGGCAAATACCAATGCAGCCAATACGAATAGCTTAGTTGAGAGCCAATTTCTTCTTACAGGAGATAATGGTTTAAAGCAAAGCCTTAGTATTCCATTGAGTTACACTGCTGGTTCTAACGGAGTTACCAACACCCGTTTTGAATCGATCTGGAAAGTACAAAATACAAACACCGTAGGAAATGTAATCGTTGCGTGGCCAAAAGGTGTGACAAACTTGTATTTAGTACAATCTCTAGATGCTGCTTTCGATGGAACCGACACTTTCACACCAATGACCACAGAAGTGACTGTAAATGGTGTAGTGTATAATACTGCTACTGTAACATTAGGAAACGGGCAATTCTTCACGTTTGCAGGTTTTGCACAAGCTCCGGGAGGGGTTACAGGCCCTGATTTCTGGGTGAAATCTGACGATGCAGGAACGATTAGCACAGCATGGAAAGATAATTCTATCAATGCAGATAACATTCCGAATGTGGGTGGAATTACATTATCGCCAGCCGATAGAAACCATAACTTCCATCCTTATACCTCTGGTTATACTGGTAGTAAATTCTTCTATAATTCTTCTTCGGTAATGAATCCGCTGGGTAATGTAGAATTAGCTAACACCAACACTTCTGTTTTCTCAGCAGTAAGACCTACTACTGTTAACGGAACAGGCCGTATTGTAGGTATCGATGATGATACGAATGCAGCCGAGCCCGGATTTTCTATTGCTAGCGGAAGACCAAGACAATATGAATTTTTCGCATCAACAACTTCTTCAGATTTTTCTGTAGATTTCAATGTAGGGCAGTCTAATATATTTTCAGCATTAGCCAATAATACGGTTGCCAACGGTGGAACTTCATCTATCGCAGGAGGAGAAAAAAGATTGGGTCTTAATGGTACGTATGAATCTTTTTCGGGTTTCTCTGCAGCTAATAGATTCCAAATTTACGGTACCAATCTAAGAATAGGTCAGTCAGGTTGGGATGCAGGTGGTCCTTTTCCAGGTGATATTATGGAGGTTGCATGGTACAACCGTATATTGACTGCGAATGAGCAATCAAGAGTTAATTCTTATCTGGCTGTAAAGAATGGTGTTACATTAAATGAAAACTACCTTTCTACAAATAGTGGTGTGGTATGGGACAGAACAAACAATGCCGGTTATAATAATAATATTTTCGGTATTGCCAAGGATGATTTCACAGCATTGCACCAGAAACAAGCAGGAAGTGTAAACAGCGGACAGAAACTAGTAATTTCTACTACTGGATTTGCAAACAGCAACGCTGCCAATAGCACAAACGTTGTCAGTGACCTACAGTTCTTGATGACAGGTGATAATGGCTTGAAGCAAAGCCTTAGTATTCCATTGAGTTACACTGCTGGTTCTAACGGAGTTACCAACACCCGTTTTGAATCGATCTGGAAAGTACAAAATACAAACACCGTAGGAAATGTAATCGTTGCGTGGCCAAAAGGTGTGACAAACTTGTATTTAGTACAATCTCTAGATGCTGCTTTCGATGGAACCGACACTTTCACACCAATGACCACAGAAGTGACTGTAAATGGTGTAGTGTATAATACTGCTACTGTAACATTAGGAAACGGGCAATTCTTCACATTTGCAGGTTTTGCACAAGCTCCTGGAGGAGTTACTGGTCCTGATTTCTGGGTGAAATCTGACGATGCAGGAACGATTAGCACAGCATGGAAAGATAATTCTATCAATGCAGACGACATTCCGAATGTAGGTGGAATTGCTTTATCTCCAGCGGATAGAAACCATAACTTCCATCCTTATACCTCTGGTTATACTGGTAGTAAATTCTTTTATAATTCTTCTTCGGTAATGAATCCGCTGGGTAATGTAGAATTACCTAACACCAACACCTCCGTTTTCTCAGCAGTAAGACCTACTACTGTTAACGGAACAGGACGTATTGTAGGTATCGATGATGATGCAACATATGCAGCTGAACCAGCATTTTCTATTGCTAGCGGAAGACCAAGACAATATGAATTTTTCGCATCAACAACTTCTTCAGATTTTTCTGTAGATTTCAATGTAGGGCAGTCTAATATATTTTCAGCATTAGCCAATAATACGGTTGCCAACGGTGGAACTTCAGCTATCGCAGGAGGAGAAAAAAGATTGGGTCTTAATGGCTCTTATGAATCTTTTTCAGGTTTCGCTGCAACTAACCGATTCCAAATTTATGGTAGAAACCTTAGAATAGGTGAGGCCGGTTGGGATGCTGGAGCTCCTTTCCCTGGTGATATCATGGAGGTTGCTTGGTATAACCGTACACTGACTGCCAACGAGCAATCAAGAGTTAATTCTTATCTGGCTGTAAAGAATGGAGTTACATTAAATGAAAACTATCTTTCTACAATCAGCACTGTGGTATGGGACAGAACCATTAATACCGGATACAATAATAATATCTTCGGTATTGCTAAGGATGATTTCACAGCATTGCACCAGAAGCAGGCAGGAAGTGTAAACAGCGGACAGAAACTAGTAATTTCCACTACCGGATTTGCAAACAGCAATGCTACCAATAGCACAAACGTCATCAGTGACCTACAGTTCTTGATGACAGGTGATAATGGCTTAAGACAAAGTCTAACAACTCCTTTGAGTTATACTGCCGGTTCTAACGGCATTGCAAACTATCGTTTTGAATCAATCTGGAAAGTTCAAAACACGAATAATGTAGGAACTGTTACCGTAGCATGGCCGAAAAGTGTGAAAAACTTGTACTTAGTGCAGTCACCAGATTCAGGTTTTGATGCAACAGATACTTTTACACCAATGACTACAGAAGTCACTGTAAATGGTGTGGTATATAATACGGTAAATGTAACGTTAGGAAATGGACAATTCTTCACTTTTGCAGGATTCGGAAACGCTCCTGGAGGTGTTGCCTCTAACCTATCTTACTGGTACAGAGCCGACAAGAACGCCACCAACACTGGAGCTACAACAGATGTGACTGGATGGACGGATATGTGGAACGGAACTACAGTTTCACAAAGAGTAACCAATGCGCTTCCTAAGTATGCTGTAGGTACATCAAGTTACTTCAATTTTAACCCGGGAATTAACTTTACAGCTATTAATCAGACATTAGGTAATATAACTACACAAACAGTTACAAATACCAGTAATGACATATTTACAGTTACTAAAGAAGGAATGACATCCTCAGGAAGTCCAACTCCTCATTTCTTGAGTATAGGTATGGATAATGTAAACACCACTATTTCAAATTGGGATTACACGGGCTTTACTCCTGCCGGTACCAACATAGAAAGAAGAGTTGTAGGTGGAGGAACACAATTCGTAAATTCCGCAGTTAATTTCTCTACAACAATTCCAAGCATCATGTATAATACCTTTACTAATACCACATTAGCCAGAGGGTTGAATGGGGCAGCTAATGGAACTACAGCTAACTATACTGCTGTAGGATTAGCCTTAGGAGGTCATATATTTGGTGATACTCGTTGGACTGGCAGCGGAAGTGATAACGGAGGTTTTATTGGTAATCTCGGAGAGACCATCATCTACGGTGCTGGTAATTTGACAACTACCGAACGTAGAAGAGTAGATTCTTACCTTGCTATCAAGTATGGAATTACTATGGGACGAGTAGATACAGAGCATTATTTAGATACTGACGGAACTATAGTTTGGAATGGTGCATCAAACATCACTTACAACAATAATATCTTCGGGGTATCAAGAGATGATATTGAGGTTTTCGAACAGAAAGTATCTAAAAGTGTGAATACCGGAACAATACTTACCGTGGCAACTACCAATGATTTCGTCAATCCAAACCAGGATGTAGCACGTACAGGATTTGCCAACGATAAAACATATTTCCTATTGGGAGATAACAATGTGACGGTAACACCTCTTGTTGACATTACGGTTGCAGGAAATACCTATAAGAGAATTCAGAGAGCTTGGATGGCACAAGAGAAAAAATCTGATGCAGGTTCTTTATTCTTTGAAGCAAATCTTTCTGCTTATAATCTTGCTTTACCAGCCACAGACGGTAATGTAGTAATGTTAGTAGCGGATGATGCTAATTTTACAACTAATGTACAAGCAATAAACCCTTTGTCTAATAATTCCGGAAAGTATATCTATAACCAAAATATCGCAGATGGTAAATATATTACATTTGCCACTTATTGGATTGATACAGACGGAGATGGGGTGATAGATGCGTGCGATCTTGATGATGATAATGATGGGATTCTTGATGTAAATGAAAGAAGTTGTGAACTTACAGGACAAACCATTAGAATAGGATATATCCCAGATTCAAGAGCTACCGCTTCTGCTGACAGTGGATATACTTTTGATGGGCAGTATATGAATAACTCTGGAGCATTGAAGTTAACTAATCCGGCTAATTTTGGACCTGCTGGAACTGTGAAGGCTACTATTGTTTTGGTAAATATGGGAACTGCACCAATTACTAAAAACATTATCAACTCCCTGAATTTGAATGCTATATTTCTTGGAGGAATTGATAATGTGGTAACTTCTTATCTATCAGCATCTGAGTTTGATGCAATCAAAGACTGGTCAGCTGAATCGTCGAATAATTTTGTCGTTTCAACACAAGTACAAACTAAGCCATGGGGAGCAACTACAGTTGCGGGAAATGTAAACCCAGACATTCCTACACCATACGGAAGTCAAACCCCTATTTTTAATGGTCCTTTTGGGAATATTACCTCATTTAATCAAGGAGGGTCTTATCAGGGGTATTTCACAAACATAGTATCTCCTTGTAATACTGGTGCATTAGCGACAGATCAAAATAATAATCCTGTAATCTCTCTTGACGGAAATTACAATGATCTAATGATTGCTGATGTTGATATTTTGACTACAATCGGAGGTGTGACAAATGGTAATGCTATTACTTCAAATAATGATAAGCTTTTTGCTAATATCTGGGCTTTTGTGGTTCAACAATCAGCTTGTACGAGTAAAGATACTGATGGAGATGGCATCCCGAATCATTTAGACTTAGATTCAGATAACGATGGATGTTTAGATGCATTAGAAGGAAGCGCAAATTTTGTAGTAGGTGATCTAGTACCCGCTGGTGGTACGGTTACAGTTGGTTTTGGTTCAACCGCATTAATTAAAAATTTATGTGGAGGCATTACTTGTGTAGGCGCAAATGGTATTCCAACCATCGCAGGAGCAGGACAAGGCATTGGAAGTTCGCAGAATATAGCGATTAACGGCTGTCAAACTGCCTGCTACAAACCAGGCATAACAGCGGGAACAGCATTAGACACCAAAGTAGGTATTACTTCTCTTAACAGAGCCGGAGCGACAGACAGTGACAACTGGCCTATGACCCGTAAAGGTGGATGGCTAGCACTAGAAGCTAAAACCAAAGGTTTTGTACCAAACAGAGTAGCATTCAGCGCAGGAAATCCTGTGGGAATCGCTCCTGCCAACTTCGTAGAAGGGATGATGGTATATGATACCACCAACAAATGTATGAAGATCTACACCTTGAAAGAAGGAGACTCTTCTATGGCTTGGCATTGTATCACCACACAAACCTGTCCTGATTAA
- a CDS encoding helix-turn-helix domain-containing protein — MESNRPDYKKIFEDIITKKCPDRKDEFKHYLHKEQFSIMDVITLNSKIFKLNDKETLAFNQKHKSYDEPTILKMLSYQKKQGLNNLELANHFNLSRNTVTKWRKLYSAI, encoded by the coding sequence ATGGAAAGCAACAGACCGGATTATAAAAAAATATTTGAAGACATCATTACAAAAAAATGCCCTGACCGGAAAGATGAATTCAAACATTATCTTCATAAAGAGCAATTTTCAATTATGGATGTCATCACCCTTAACTCCAAAATATTTAAACTGAATGATAAAGAAACTTTGGCTTTTAATCAGAAACATAAATCTTATGATGAACCCACTATTTTGAAAATGCTTAGCTATCAAAAGAAACAAGGGCTTAATAATCTAGAACTGGCCAATCATTTTAATCTCAGTAGAAATACCGTAACAAAATGGAGAAAATTATACTCTGCTATATAA
- a CDS encoding T9SS type A sorting domain-containing protein → MSAQCSLTGWSKMAQGENFTVALKQDGTLWVWGRNLYGLLGDGTGAATEIQHPVQIGTESNWTDISTGRYFALGKKANGDLYGWGANDFGQLGLGNNINVFTPTLIQQNVAAFSAGYYHTLIVKTDGTLWGTGYNDWSGLGVGTSVHWYNTFQQEATNATDWASTCATWYNSFAIKTNGTLWSAGTNIEGQTGLGTPASLGTNETAVFTQVGTDTNWTKVVGGIYHTLGLKSNGELWAWGGNGNGRLGLGTSGGYHYTPQQVAGNTWSSIGATNEASSALRTDGSLWTWGYNANGKLGIGTVIDVNVPTRVGTDNDWLSIPVRSGDNSSAGVRTSNTLWSWGWDGFWQLGNGDGTQTNSIIPNQVKCVDDASLSVNDISSAKKGNLLYPNPAKDFVMLQSSKQVSEVKIYNLTGAVVKTISKVTDNRINISDLPAGIYIVKTNDSTEGMKLIKK, encoded by the coding sequence ATGAGTGCACAATGTTCTTTAACGGGATGGTCAAAGATGGCTCAAGGTGAAAATTTCACTGTAGCGCTGAAGCAAGATGGAACGCTTTGGGTATGGGGAAGAAATCTTTACGGATTACTTGGTGATGGTACCGGTGCAGCTACAGAAATACAGCATCCGGTGCAAATTGGGACTGAGAGTAACTGGACAGATATATCTACCGGTCGTTACTTTGCTTTAGGTAAAAAAGCTAATGGTGATTTGTATGGCTGGGGTGCAAACGACTTTGGTCAATTAGGTCTTGGTAATAACATCAATGTATTTACTCCTACACTTATTCAACAAAATGTGGCTGCATTTTCTGCAGGATATTACCACACGCTTATTGTGAAAACAGATGGTACACTTTGGGGTACGGGATATAATGACTGGAGCGGATTAGGTGTCGGTACAAGTGTGCATTGGTACAATACATTCCAGCAGGAAGCAACTAATGCAACCGATTGGGCGTCAACTTGTGCTACTTGGTATAATTCATTTGCTATTAAAACAAATGGTACATTGTGGTCAGCAGGTACTAATATTGAGGGGCAAACAGGTTTAGGAACACCTGCTTCATTAGGTACTAATGAAACTGCAGTTTTCACACAAGTGGGTACAGATACAAACTGGACTAAGGTAGTTGGAGGCATTTACCATACATTAGGGCTAAAATCAAACGGAGAGCTATGGGCTTGGGGCGGTAATGGTAATGGAAGATTGGGATTAGGAACATCAGGAGGTTATCATTATACTCCACAGCAAGTGGCTGGTAATACTTGGTCTTCTATAGGAGCTACAAACGAAGCTTCATCAGCTCTTAGAACCGACGGCTCTTTATGGACGTGGGGATATAATGCCAACGGAAAATTGGGAATTGGCACAGTGATAGACGTTAATGTGCCAACAAGAGTAGGTACTGATAATGATTGGTTGTCAATTCCTGTAAGATCTGGGGATAATTCTTCTGCAGGTGTAAGAACTAGTAATACCCTTTGGTCTTGGGGATGGGATGGTTTCTGGCAACTAGGTAACGGTGATGGTACACAAACTAATAGCATTATTCCTAATCAGGTTAAATGTGTTGATGATGCAAGTTTATCTGTAAACGATATTTCTTCTGCGAAAAAAGGGAACTTATTATACCCTAACCCTGCAAAAGATTTTGTAATGCTACAATCTTCAAAACAGGTTTCTGAAGTTAAGATCTATAATCTAACAGGAGCTGTAGTAAAAACTATTTCAAAAGTTACTGACAACAGAATAAACATTAGTGATTTACCAGCAGGTATTTATATTGTTAAAACAAATGATTCAACAGAGGGTATGAAATTGATTAAAAAATAA